One Stigmatopora nigra isolate UIUO_SnigA chromosome 1, RoL_Snig_1.1, whole genome shotgun sequence DNA segment encodes these proteins:
- the LOC144203091 gene encoding serine/threonine-protein kinase 38 isoform X1, translated as MAMTGPSSFSSMSNHTKERVTMAKVTLENFYSNLIAQHEEREMRQKKLEKVMDQEGLADEEKSRRRTEHARKESDFLRLKRTRLGLEDFESLKVIGRGAFGEVRLVQKKDTGHVYAMKILRKADMLEKEQVGHIRAERDILVEADSLWVVKMFYSFQDKMNLYLIMEFLPGGDMMTLLMKKDTLTEEATQFYIAETVLAIDSIHQLGFIHRDIKPDNLLLDSKGHVKLSDFGLCTGLKRAHRTDFYKNLNHSLPSDLSKQTFQNMNSKRKAETWKRNRRQLAFSTVGTPDYIAPEVFMQNGYNKLCDWWSLGVIMYEMLIGYPPFCSETPQETYRKVMNWRETLTFPPEVPISEKAKDLILRFCCEEEHRTGAVGVEEIKSNPFFEGVDYDHIRERPAAILIEIKSIDDTSNFDDFPDSDILTPTATQVSNHSDADLKNKDWVFINYTYKRFEGLTARGAIPSYMKSTKR; from the exons GCAGAAGAAACTAGAGAAGGTGATGGATCAAGAAGGCCTGGCCGATGAAGAA AAAAGTCGTCGGCGTACTGAGCATGCTAGGAAAGAGTCCGACTTTCTCCGTCTAAAGCGCACTCGACTCGGTCTGGAAGACTTTGAGTCCCTGAAGGTGATTGGCCGTGGAGCATTTGGAGAG GTGCGTCTCGTCCAGAAGAAGGACACCGGCCACGTTTATGCCATGAAGATCCTTCGCAAAGCTGACATGCTGGAGAAAGAACAG GTGGGCCACATACGTGCCGAGCGGGACATCCTGGTGGAGGCAGACAGTCTGTGGGTGGTCAAGATGTTCTACAGCTTTCAGGATAAAATGAACCTATACCTCATCATGGAATTCTTACCTGGAG gGGACATGATGACACTCTTAATGAAGAAGGACACCTTGACAGAAGAGGCCACTCAGTTTTACATTGCAGAGACAGTGCTCGCCATCGACTCCATCCATCAGTTGGGGTTCATCCATAGAGACATCAAGCCAGACAACCTCCTTCTGGATTCCAAG GGTCATGTAAAGCTCTCGGATTTTGGACTGTGCACAGGACTGAAGAGAGCACACCGTACAGATTTTTACAAGAATCTGAACCACAGCCTACCCAGTGACCTCAGTAAGCAAA CTTTCCAGAACATGAACTCCAAGAGAAAAGCAGAAACCTGGAAGAGAAACAGGAGACAATTG GCCTTCTCCACTGTGGGAACCCCTGATTACATCGCCCCTGAGGTTTTTATGCAAAACGGCTACAACAAACTCTGCGATTGGTGGAGTCTCGGCGTCATCATGTACGAGATGCTAATAG GTTATCCGCCATTTTGCTCGGAGACGCCGCAGGAGACGTACAGGAAAGTGATGAACTGGCGGGAGACGCTCACCTTTCCTCCAGAAGTGCCGATCTCTGAAAAGGCCAAAGACCTTATCCTCAG ATTCTGCTGCGAAGAGGAGCACAGAACTGGTGCTGTTGGAGTAGAGGAGATCAAGTCCAACCCTTTCTTTGAGGGTGTGGATTACGACCATATCAG GGAAAGGCCCGCCGCCATCCTCATCGAGATCAAAAGCATTGACGACACGTCCAACTTTGACGACTTCCCCGATTCTGATATACTCACACCAACAG CCACTCAGGTGTCTAACCATTCGGACGCCGACCTGAAGAATAAAGACTGGGTGTTCATCAACTACACATACAAGCGCTTTGAGGGCCTCACAGCCCGGGGAGCTATCCCGTCCTACATGAAGTCCACCAAGAGATGA
- the LOC144203091 gene encoding serine/threonine-protein kinase 38 isoform X2, whose product MAMTGPSSFSSMSNHTKERVTMAKVTLENFYSNLIAQHEEREMRQKKLEKVMDQEGLADEEKSRRRTEHARKESDFLRLKRTRLGLEDFESLKVIGRGAFGEVRLVQKKDTGHVYAMKILRKADMLEKEQVGHIRAERDILVEADSLWVVKMFYSFQDKMNLYLIMEFLPGGDMMTLLMKKDTLTEEATQFYIAETVLAIDSIHQLGFIHRDIKPDNLLLDSKGHVKLSDFGLCTGLKRAHRTDFYKNLNHSLPSDLTFQNMNSKRKAETWKRNRRQLAFSTVGTPDYIAPEVFMQNGYNKLCDWWSLGVIMYEMLIGYPPFCSETPQETYRKVMNWRETLTFPPEVPISEKAKDLILRFCCEEEHRTGAVGVEEIKSNPFFEGVDYDHIRERPAAILIEIKSIDDTSNFDDFPDSDILTPTATQVSNHSDADLKNKDWVFINYTYKRFEGLTARGAIPSYMKSTKR is encoded by the exons GCAGAAGAAACTAGAGAAGGTGATGGATCAAGAAGGCCTGGCCGATGAAGAA AAAAGTCGTCGGCGTACTGAGCATGCTAGGAAAGAGTCCGACTTTCTCCGTCTAAAGCGCACTCGACTCGGTCTGGAAGACTTTGAGTCCCTGAAGGTGATTGGCCGTGGAGCATTTGGAGAG GTGCGTCTCGTCCAGAAGAAGGACACCGGCCACGTTTATGCCATGAAGATCCTTCGCAAAGCTGACATGCTGGAGAAAGAACAG GTGGGCCACATACGTGCCGAGCGGGACATCCTGGTGGAGGCAGACAGTCTGTGGGTGGTCAAGATGTTCTACAGCTTTCAGGATAAAATGAACCTATACCTCATCATGGAATTCTTACCTGGAG gGGACATGATGACACTCTTAATGAAGAAGGACACCTTGACAGAAGAGGCCACTCAGTTTTACATTGCAGAGACAGTGCTCGCCATCGACTCCATCCATCAGTTGGGGTTCATCCATAGAGACATCAAGCCAGACAACCTCCTTCTGGATTCCAAG GGTCATGTAAAGCTCTCGGATTTTGGACTGTGCACAGGACTGAAGAGAGCACACCGTACAGATTTTTACAAGAATCTGAACCACAGCCTACCCAGTGACCTCA CTTTCCAGAACATGAACTCCAAGAGAAAAGCAGAAACCTGGAAGAGAAACAGGAGACAATTG GCCTTCTCCACTGTGGGAACCCCTGATTACATCGCCCCTGAGGTTTTTATGCAAAACGGCTACAACAAACTCTGCGATTGGTGGAGTCTCGGCGTCATCATGTACGAGATGCTAATAG GTTATCCGCCATTTTGCTCGGAGACGCCGCAGGAGACGTACAGGAAAGTGATGAACTGGCGGGAGACGCTCACCTTTCCTCCAGAAGTGCCGATCTCTGAAAAGGCCAAAGACCTTATCCTCAG ATTCTGCTGCGAAGAGGAGCACAGAACTGGTGCTGTTGGAGTAGAGGAGATCAAGTCCAACCCTTTCTTTGAGGGTGTGGATTACGACCATATCAG GGAAAGGCCCGCCGCCATCCTCATCGAGATCAAAAGCATTGACGACACGTCCAACTTTGACGACTTCCCCGATTCTGATATACTCACACCAACAG CCACTCAGGTGTCTAACCATTCGGACGCCGACCTGAAGAATAAAGACTGGGTGTTCATCAACTACACATACAAGCGCTTTGAGGGCCTCACAGCCCGGGGAGCTATCCCGTCCTACATGAAGTCCACCAAGAGATGA